The nucleotide sequence GCGTTTTCAGGTCTGGTTTTCCCGATACTGCCAACTTCACCTTCTTGCAGACGCTTGGCCTTCGTTCGATCATGTGAGTGAATCGCtatagccttttctttttttcggTTATTGTTTGTTGTGAACAGGTgttttgatttggatttgataCGTGTGTTTTTAATGTAGATATCTCTGCCCTGAGCCTTATCCTGAACCTAACATCGAGTTTCTCAAATGTAATGGAATTCGGCTCTTCCAGTTCGGGATCGATGGATGTAAGGTTcggttttgttctttttttaattaatttaaatatcgATTTGGCGTTTGATAATGCGGAGAAGCTAATCGAATTACTAGTATGAGGTATATGGTATTGGAATTTTGATTATCGATAGTGGAAAAGTTGAGCtgttcattttgaattttggttgaAGATTCGATGTTATGAAGTTCCAAATCTGGTACTGATTTCTAGAAATTGATAAGTTTCCGGTAAAGCATAATCTCGTATGTGGTTCGATTGATTGGAAATTGAGACGGAGATGAGAATCGAACTCAGTTATTTATACGGCCATATTTTGTGTGGATAAAGcaaaatatttgttaataatttcttatattcctgagatatattattttctGCTTGTTATTAAATATAGCTATTAGTCTTGATTCAAGAACGCTTTAGGGGAATTTAAATAGCTTGATCTAAGGCTATTTGATTCCAGAACTCAGAATTTCTCGGATAACCATCTGTTCTTCACAAGCAGTTGTTAGATTAACCATAATTTCATAGCTCAAGTAACATTCGTTTGAGAGTGAGTATCCAAATAACATCCATATGAATCCATGTGACCCGTGCGAAGTAACATTCATCTGTTTCTGAAACAGTGTTCTTCGATTAACCCAAAATTTGAAGTCAAAATAACATCCTGGGTGAATGGACTCATAGAGAGAAAACTGAACCTAATGTTGCTCCATGTGGGTTGTTCCACAGAGAACTCTACCAAATGTTATTGTGATCTTAGGTATGAATTTGTTCACATAATATATTTGTCCATAGTTTGAACCTTACGTTGCTTCAATGCTCCTTGTGATCTCTTACTTTCTACCAATAGACAGGGGTACCTTTGGAAAATTTCGGTTAGTCATTATATAATTAGTTGGAATTTTTCGGTTTGTCATTATATAATTATCAGAAAGATAATCATAAATTTGCATTTAAAAACTCCTTTGTCTTCAATAAGTTGATAGTTGATAATGTTGGGACTTGGCAGGAGCCTTTCGTAAACATCCCAGAGGACACAATTCGTGAAGCATTGAAAGTGGTCCTTGGTATCACAATCACTTCAACTTTTAAATAACTTTGTGCCCAACATAGGTTGCTTGCTTGCTTTAGAATCTGCTCACCCATGCTTGAATTGTCTGCCATGCAGATAAAAGAAATCACCCACTCCTCATTCATTGCAAACGAGGGAAGGTGAGTACTCTCCTCTTAGGATGGATTGCTTGGTGTAACCTCATACAAAGATGCCTCAGTTCTGAATCTTCTGTCCATTAATGCGCAATGTCTTTTATGCTTTGCAGCACCGCACTGGTTGCCTTGTGGGATGCTTAAGAAAGCTGCAACGATGGTGCCTGTCTTCAATTTTTGATGAGTACCAGAGGTTTGCTGCCGCCAAAGCTAGAATATCAGACCAGAGGTTTATGGAGTTGTTTGATATTTCCAGCTTCAAGCACTTGCCAATGACATCTCCACCTTCTAGGAGGTGCCAAAGCTAAAATACCAGAGAAGGTTTCTGGagtcttcctttttttttttttctttttttctttttttaagattacaaaaaaaaaaaaaaaacaaaaaaaaaaactagagataCCATACAGACCAGACCGCCTGCGTAAAAGAGTAGTAGTTGAAACAATTCAAAATATCCATTGGGATGGATTGAGTTTTGAGTTGTTCGTTGATGCGTATTGATTCATAGGGATGGATTGAACTGCATTGAGTTTGAGTTGGGAGTGTCTgcgtagagaaaattataataaagttcCTGTCCCaaaacaaaagattgtaatGTGGTTAGCCAGGCACTGTAATATTGgtatcctattttaaaaaatatctttaaatctgaatgatttatttttaaaaagataatttcaatttaaatattaaaatttaaaactatcttataacaaatatttttaaattctaaaaattagcTGTTccaaattaatgttttataagTCTTTATAGATTagataatttcaatttatataataaaatttaaaattatattaaacaaatatttttaaattctaaaaattagctgtttcaaattaatgtttgattctttatagatttgaaaatatttttcaaatcattttttggGTGGATTACTCTCAAATTTTCAGTGCCATTCTCAAACCCATCaaacaaattttgattatttaaaaaaaatggcaaaaacaCTTTCACACTACTCATGCTCTCAAATCTCGACCATTTTAAggtaatgagaaaaaaaaatcacccaaATT is from Vitis riparia cultivar Riparia Gloire de Montpellier isolate 1030 chromosome 10, EGFV_Vit.rip_1.0, whole genome shotgun sequence and encodes:
- the LOC117923414 gene encoding probable tyrosine-protein phosphatase DSP4 — its product is MKLESSEVEICTAVVGAPSPTGQISLVAKVQGSVDEADRDGEELFVPPLNFAMVDCGVFRSGFPDTANFTFLQTLGLRSIIYLCPEPYPEPNIEFLKCNGIRLFQFGIDGCKEPFVNIPEDTIREALKVVLDKRNHPLLIHCKRGKHRTGCLVGCLRKLQRWCLSSIFDEYQRFAAAKARISDQRFMELFDISSFKHLPMTSPPSRRCQS